In Funiculus sociatus GB2-C1, one DNA window encodes the following:
- a CDS encoding response regulator: MYKIGVLDDDETWCLIIERFLSKEFEVFTYKRVFTFLQEVNQYDLVIVDFSIPPAQYEKGMDGSEIIMHIKKTSPTPPLLVLVTGFISTTNLEVGQEICPEADAFIAKDAGIDAILKEIKRLLASKEKENNPLAG; this comes from the coding sequence ATGTATAAAATTGGTGTATTGGATGATGATGAAACCTGGTGTTTGATAATCGAGCGCTTTTTAAGTAAAGAATTTGAAGTTTTTACCTATAAAAGGGTTTTTACTTTTTTACAAGAAGTAAATCAATATGATTTAGTAATCGTGGATTTTTCTATCCCTCCTGCCCAATATGAAAAAGGCATGGATGGCTCGGAAATAATCATGCACATAAAAAAAACTTCTCCTACCCCTCCTTTGTTAGTTTTAGTAACAGGATTTATAAGCACTACTAACTTAGAAGTGGGTCAAGAAATTTGTCCGGAAGCCGATGCTTTTATCGCTAAGGATGCCGGAATAGATGCAATTTTAAAAGAAATCAAACGCCTCCTTGCTTCTAAAGAAAAAGAAAATAACCCTCTAGCAGGATGA
- a CDS encoding 2-phosphosulfolactate phosphatase family protein, which translates to MRLFVYHTPELTPPDSVPDCAIAIDVLRATTTIATALNAGAEAVQVFSDMEKLMLFSEEWEPDLRLRAGERGGAKVTGCDLGNSPLDCTPERVQGRRLFISTTNGTRALQRVQESPVVLAAALINRQAAVQYLLDRQPENVWLLGSGWEGSFSLEDTVCAGAIASALADKANVDMGNDEVFGAIALYRQWQDNLLELFHHASHGQRLLRLDCLEDLKYCAQTDILDVLPIQREAGVLVKNT; encoded by the coding sequence GTGAGATTATTTGTTTACCATACCCCTGAACTCACGCCCCCAGATAGTGTTCCCGACTGCGCGATCGCTATCGATGTGCTGCGTGCCACCACTACCATTGCTACAGCGCTAAACGCTGGTGCCGAGGCTGTCCAAGTCTTTAGCGATATGGAAAAATTGATGCTCTTCAGCGAAGAATGGGAGCCGGATCTGCGGCTGCGTGCTGGGGAACGAGGTGGCGCTAAGGTGACTGGCTGCGATTTGGGCAACTCTCCGCTTGATTGCACTCCAGAACGGGTACAGGGACGGCGGTTATTTATCAGTACCACGAATGGCACCCGCGCCCTGCAACGAGTGCAAGAATCTCCTGTTGTTCTGGCGGCTGCGTTGATCAATCGTCAAGCAGCAGTGCAGTATCTTTTGGATCGGCAACCAGAGAATGTATGGTTGTTGGGTTCTGGTTGGGAAGGCAGTTTTTCCCTAGAGGATACGGTGTGTGCTGGCGCGATCGCTTCTGCCCTTGCAGACAAAGCAAATGTAGACATGGGAAATGATGAAGTGTTTGGCGCGATCGCTCTTTATCGCCAGTGGCAGGACAATTTACTAGAGTTATTCCACCACGCCAGCCACGGTCAAAGGCTTCTACGTTTGGACTGTCTCGAAGACCTTAAATATTGCGCTCAAACTGATATTTTAGATGTTCTCCCGATCCAGCGAGAAGCTGGGGTATTGGTCAAGAACACCTAA